A stretch of the Saprospiraceae bacterium genome encodes the following:
- a CDS encoding thioredoxin family protein — protein MKIARVFLQLAFIFSLWNASAQILQPVHWTTEVKQLDKSHYEIILKAKMDDGWAIYSQTSDPNAAQPSEITLEKGKHFELIGKVEERGKKKEGPEPLFDNLVVSKYYDHVDFVQKIKVSDASKPIKASAYFMSCNSEKCIPPTNEDFVISLNGEVPEEKSMGGMPAGTGLIPSTPLTANDQNSNLLDPVKVKSELIDKGNATYGLKFTATIQDGWYIYSHNIPPDGPIPSDIVLTEDAGYEKIGSIQELSDHRLEGFDEIFEMKLIKFKQEASFIQEIKVKDPSKPIKGYFTYQTCDASRCLPYKNLDFSFDPVSKTLKFDSEEIPIGSPLLKDGNTIDLSVPSLIETQKNPVGQCGEERIEGKNHWWTFLFGFLGGLLALLTPCVFPMIPLTVSFFTKDTKRKGFQNALIYALSIIVIYVAIGILITAVFGATALNELSTNWIANTLFFIIFIVFAFSFFGYYEITLPSSWANKSDRMADSGGLIGIFFMAFTLAIVSFSCTGPIIGSAIVQSATSKMGPFVVMLGFSTALAIPFGLFAAFPAFLNTLPRSGSWMTNVKVVLGFLELALAFKFLSVADMTQHWGILGYEIFMGAWVIIFALMALYLFGFIKFPHDSAVKKLSPARWFFALSSLAATIYLATGFTYNKDLHSYNALKLMSGLAPPSTYNYFLPAPELNAEIKSKYPSFTKCANNLDCFKNYHEGLAYAKEVHKPMLVDFTGYGCVNCRKTEEHIWVNDKVRQQIMKDYVLVSLYVDDRSPLEQELYSAVRKTPIRNVGNKWADFQIVNFNQNSQPLYVLVSPKEEVLAKPRGYREGVESYSEFLNCGLDAFRKTEAVGSNE, from the coding sequence ATGAAAATTGCCAGAGTATTTCTACAGCTTGCTTTTATTTTTTCATTGTGGAATGCATCAGCCCAAATCCTGCAGCCGGTTCATTGGACTACTGAGGTCAAACAATTGGATAAATCACACTATGAGATCATCCTGAAAGCTAAAATGGATGATGGCTGGGCGATTTACAGTCAGACATCCGATCCCAATGCGGCACAACCCAGTGAAATCACCCTGGAGAAAGGCAAGCATTTTGAATTGATTGGCAAAGTAGAAGAACGCGGTAAAAAGAAAGAAGGTCCGGAACCATTATTTGATAATCTGGTAGTTTCAAAATACTATGATCATGTAGATTTTGTGCAGAAGATTAAAGTCAGCGATGCTTCCAAACCAATCAAAGCATCGGCTTATTTTATGAGCTGTAACAGCGAGAAATGCATTCCGCCAACCAATGAGGATTTTGTAATTTCTTTAAATGGGGAAGTGCCTGAAGAAAAATCAATGGGCGGCATGCCTGCAGGAACTGGTTTGATTCCTTCAACCCCTTTGACTGCTAACGATCAAAACAGTAATTTACTGGACCCTGTCAAAGTAAAATCAGAATTGATTGATAAAGGAAATGCCACTTATGGTTTGAAATTTACAGCGACTATCCAGGACGGTTGGTATATCTACAGTCATAACATTCCTCCGGATGGTCCGATCCCTTCAGATATTGTTTTGACTGAAGATGCAGGCTATGAAAAAATAGGGAGCATTCAGGAATTGTCAGATCATCGATTAGAAGGATTTGATGAAATTTTTGAAATGAAGCTCATTAAATTCAAACAGGAGGCATCATTTATACAGGAAATTAAAGTCAAGGATCCTTCCAAGCCTATCAAAGGATATTTTACCTATCAAACTTGTGATGCCAGTCGTTGCTTACCCTATAAAAACCTTGATTTTTCATTTGACCCGGTTTCAAAAACTTTGAAATTTGATTCAGAAGAAATTCCAATAGGATCTCCTTTATTAAAAGATGGAAATACCATCGATCTGAGTGTACCTAGTTTAATCGAAACCCAAAAAAATCCGGTAGGACAATGTGGAGAAGAACGCATTGAAGGAAAAAATCATTGGTGGACTTTTTTGTTTGGGTTTCTGGGCGGATTGCTCGCTTTATTGACTCCTTGTGTTTTTCCTATGATTCCTTTGACGGTTTCGTTTTTTACAAAAGATACCAAGCGCAAAGGCTTTCAAAATGCATTGATTTATGCATTATCGATTATTGTGATTTATGTCGCCATCGGAATTTTAATTACAGCAGTTTTTGGCGCTACCGCACTCAATGAATTATCTACCAATTGGATTGCTAATACCTTGTTCTTCATCATTTTTATTGTCTTTGCATTTTCGTTTTTTGGATATTACGAAATTACGCTTCCCAGTTCGTGGGCCAATAAAAGCGATCGGATGGCCGACAGCGGTGGATTGATTGGCATTTTTTTTATGGCTTTTACTCTGGCAATAGTCAGCTTTTCCTGTACGGGTCCGATCATTGGTTCGGCGATCGTACAGTCGGCAACTTCAAAAATGGGACCTTTTGTAGTGATGCTGGGATTTTCAACTGCATTGGCCATTCCATTCGGATTGTTTGCTGCATTTCCTGCTTTTTTAAATACCTTGCCGCGTTCGGGTTCCTGGATGACGAATGTAAAAGTAGTCCTGGGCTTTTTGGAATTGGCGCTTGCATTTAAATTTCTATCAGTTGCCGACATGACCCAACACTGGGGTATCCTGGGATATGAAATTTTCATGGGTGCCTGGGTGATAATTTTTGCGTTGATGGCGCTGTATCTTTTTGGTTTTATTAAATTTCCTCACGACAGTGCAGTAAAAAAACTATCTCCGGCCCGATGGTTTTTTGCTTTGTCTTCATTGGCTGCTACCATCTATCTGGCTACCGGATTTACATACAATAAAGACCTGCATTCTTATAATGCCCTGAAGTTAATGAGTGGATTGGCTCCCCCTTCAACATATAATTATTTCTTACCGGCCCCGGAATTGAATGCAGAGATTAAAAGCAAATATCCTTCATTTACAAAATGTGCAAACAATCTGGATTGCTTTAAAAATTATCACGAGGGTTTAGCCTATGCAAAAGAAGTACATAAACCCATGTTGGTTGACTTTACAGGATATGGTTGTGTCAATTGCAGAAAAACAGAAGAACACATTTGGGTCAATGATAAAGTGCGTCAACAAATCATGAAAGATTATGTCCTGGTGTCGTTGTATGTAGATGATCGTTCGCCACTCGAACAAGAATTGTATTCAGCGGTGCGAAAAACACCGATAAGAAATGTTGGAAACAAATGGGCTGATTTTCAAATTGTCAATTTCAATCAAAACAGTCAACCTTTATATGTTTTGGTAAGTCCGAAAGAAGAAGTACTTGCAAAACCACGCGGTTACCGGGAAGGCGTTGAAAGCTATTCAGAATTTCTTAATTGCGGACTCGACGCGTTTCGGAAGACAGAAGCTGTGGGAAGCAATGAGTAA